A portion of the Chryseobacterium tructae genome contains these proteins:
- a CDS encoding DUF4134 domain-containing protein, whose amino-acid sequence MEKQRKKVLLAAVAMLSGIGAFAQGNGTAGINEATQMVTSYFDPATQLIYAIGAVVGLIGGVKVYNKFSSGDPDTSKTAASWFGACIFLIVAATILRSFFL is encoded by the coding sequence ATGGAAAAACAGAGAAAAAAAGTTTTGCTGGCAGCAGTGGCAATGCTGTCAGGAATTGGTGCATTCGCACAGGGAAACGGCACAGCCGGTATCAACGAGGCTACCCAAATGGTAACAAGTTATTTCGATCCCGCAACGCAATTAATCTACGCCATCGGTGCGGTGGTTGGGCTCATCGGAGGCGTTAAGGTGTATAATAAGTTCAGCAGTGGTGACCCTGATACATCGAAAACTGCGGCGAGCTGGTTTGGTGCGTGTATATTCCTTATCGTGGCAGCTACTATTCTGCGTTCATTCTTCCTTTAG
- a CDS encoding DUF4141 domain-containing protein, with product MKKVMYLVCTALMLAVAPSAKAQFVVTDPANLASGILNSANEIIQTSSTVSNVVKNFKEVEKVYKQGKEYYDKLQAINNLVKDARKVQQTVLLVGNVSEMYVQNFGKMMNDPNFSPQELTAIGNGYSALLNESTELLKELKQIISSSSLSLNDKERMDVIDRVYKEVKEYHSLVRYYTNKNISVSYLRAKKKNDAKRVLDLYGTSNQKYW from the coding sequence ATGAAAAAAGTAATGTATCTGGTGTGTACGGCATTAATGCTTGCCGTAGCACCTTCAGCAAAAGCTCAATTTGTAGTAACCGACCCTGCAAATCTGGCATCGGGTATTCTCAACAGTGCTAATGAAATCATACAGACTTCTTCCACAGTAAGTAATGTAGTGAAGAATTTCAAGGAAGTGGAAAAGGTCTATAAGCAGGGAAAGGAATATTACGATAAGCTTCAGGCCATAAACAATCTGGTAAAAGATGCCCGTAAGGTGCAGCAAACTGTACTCTTGGTAGGTAATGTTTCCGAAATGTATGTGCAGAATTTCGGCAAGATGATGAACGATCCCAATTTCTCACCACAGGAACTGACTGCTATCGGCAATGGCTATTCTGCACTGCTTAATGAAAGTACGGAACTGCTGAAAGAACTCAAACAGATCATCAGCTCATCAAGCCTTTCGCTTAATGACAAAGAGCGTATGGATGTTATTGACCGTGTATATAAGGAAGTTAAGGAATACCACAGCCTTGTACGCTATTACACCAACAAGAACATATCGGTAAGCTACCTGAGAGCGAAAAAGAAAAACGATGCCAAGAGAGTGCTCGACCTATACGGAACTTCTAACCAAAAATACTGGTAA
- the traK gene encoding conjugative transposon protein TraK, which translates to MEFKTLRNIENSFRQIRLYALVFAVLCISVVGYAVWQSYHFAEQQRQKVYVLDNGKSLMLALSQDASINRPVEAREHIRRFHELFFTLAPDKNAIESNMKRAFNLADKSAFDYYKDLSEKGYYNRIISGNVQQRIEVDSVVCNFDTYPYAVRTYAKQFIIRSSNVTRRNLITSCYLVNSVRSDNNPQGFNIEKFAVLENKDIEVIER; encoded by the coding sequence ATGGAATTTAAAACATTAAGAAATATCGAAAACAGTTTTCGCCAAATCAGGCTGTACGCCCTTGTATTTGCCGTACTCTGTATAAGTGTTGTAGGATATGCCGTATGGCAGTCCTACCACTTTGCGGAGCAGCAACGCCAAAAGGTTTATGTACTGGATAATGGAAAATCATTGATGCTGGCACTCTCGCAGGATGCAAGTATCAACCGCCCGGTAGAGGCACGAGAACACATCAGGCGTTTTCACGAACTCTTCTTTACACTTGCTCCCGATAAGAACGCCATTGAAAGCAATATGAAAAGGGCCTTCAATCTTGCAGATAAAAGTGCCTTTGATTATTACAAAGACCTTTCGGAAAAAGGATACTACAACCGTATCATATCAGGCAATGTACAGCAGCGTATTGAGGTGGATAGCGTTGTCTGCAATTTCGACACCTATCCGTATGCGGTACGCACCTATGCGAAACAATTCATTATCCGTTCCAGCAACGTAACCAGGCGTAACCTGATTACTTCCTGCTATCTCGTAAACTCCGTTCGTTCAGACAATAATCCCCAGGGTTTCAATATTGAAAAGTTTGCAGTTCTGGAGAATAAGGACATTGAAGTTATTGAACGCTAA
- the traN gene encoding conjugative transposon protein TraN — protein MKHLFKIFGAFALTIGLAVTSFAQDSAKSKTPLALGKIAPYKMEVTYDKTSHLIFPTAIRYVDLGSEYLIAGKADDAENVLRVKASVREFEQETNFSVITNDGRFYSFNVYYSSCPEALSYDLLTMQKAVDKANSNDVLFEELGDNSPSLAGLLLETIYKNDKRIVKHIGAKSFGIQFILKGIYIHNGKYYFHTELRNRTNVPFQIDFINFKVVDKKVAKRTVVQERPMIPLRAYKPLDEISGKSMEQNVFLLDQFTIADDKVLLIEIFEKNGGRHQTLQIENSDLIKARLINDMHLKF, from the coding sequence ATGAAACATCTTTTTAAAATCTTTGGAGCATTTGCCCTGACCATCGGCTTAGCCGTAACCTCTTTTGCACAGGACAGTGCAAAATCAAAAACTCCACTTGCTTTGGGCAAGATAGCCCCGTACAAAATGGAAGTTACCTATGATAAAACTTCACATCTGATTTTCCCGACTGCCATCCGTTATGTGGATCTGGGCAGTGAATACCTGATTGCCGGAAAAGCGGATGACGCGGAAAACGTATTGCGTGTAAAAGCATCGGTAAGGGAATTTGAGCAGGAAACGAACTTTTCGGTGATTACCAATGACGGACGTTTTTACAGCTTTAATGTCTATTACAGTTCTTGCCCGGAAGCACTGAGCTATGACCTTTTGACGATGCAAAAAGCAGTAGATAAAGCCAACAGTAACGATGTGCTTTTTGAAGAATTGGGCGACAATTCTCCGTCATTGGCTGGCTTGCTTTTAGAAACCATTTACAAAAACGATAAACGTATTGTAAAACATATCGGAGCTAAGAGTTTTGGTATCCAGTTTATACTGAAAGGTATTTACATCCATAATGGCAAATACTACTTCCATACCGAATTGAGAAATCGTACCAATGTACCGTTTCAGATTGATTTTATCAATTTCAAAGTTGTGGATAAAAAAGTAGCTAAACGCACTGTAGTACAGGAAAGACCAATGATACCGCTACGTGCTTATAAGCCATTGGACGAAATTAGTGGAAAATCAATGGAGCAAAATGTATTCCTGTTAGATCAGTTTACCATTGCCGATGATAAGGTGCTTTTGATTGAAATTTTTGAGAAGAACGGTGGTAGGCATCAAACGCTACAGATAGAAAATTCCGATTTAATCAAAGCTCGTTTGATTAATGATATGCACCTGAAATTTTAA
- a CDS encoding DUF3872 domain-containing protein, producing the protein MRAIFNKFRVGLLPTYILLAILTASVSLVSCSKDDDLEIQNNFPFEVNVMPIPKDVANGQTVEIRITIQRKGNYMDTEYFLRYFQFDGQGTLRYYDEPPYLPNDLYSLPSEQFRLYYTSTSAVSQSFEVWISDSFGNEKQLSFQFNSSD; encoded by the coding sequence ATGAGAGCAATTTTTAATAAATTCAGAGTGGGACTACTGCCTACATATATACTATTGGCAATCCTCACAGCTTCGGTTTCGCTGGTATCTTGTAGCAAAGATGATGACCTCGAAATACAGAACAATTTTCCTTTCGAGGTAAATGTAATGCCTATACCCAAAGATGTTGCCAATGGGCAGACCGTTGAGATACGCATTACCATACAGCGAAAGGGTAATTACATGGATACAGAATATTTCCTGCGATATTTCCAGTTTGACGGGCAAGGTACTTTAAGATATTATGATGAACCACCATACCTGCCTAACGATTTATATTCGTTGCCATCGGAACAATTCAGGTTGTATTATACTTCAACTTCTGCCGTATCACAGTCCTTTGAGGTTTGGATTTCGGACAGCTTCGGAAATGAAAAGCAGTTAAGCTTTCAGTTCAATAGTAGCGATTAG
- a CDS encoding molybdenum ABC transporter permease, with the protein MDTPTLVIGIVALILGIGLIYWISRRKFYRRSPMGTEGFSSFEASVFLRFIERIGKWIAYALIIFGLLGIWASSKGDKNKEKIKKMQQIKQSSRK; encoded by the coding sequence ATGGATACTCCTACTTTGGTAATAGGCATTGTCGCCCTTATATTGGGCATTGGGCTTATCTACTGGATAAGTCGTAGGAAATTTTACAGACGAAGCCCTATGGGAACAGAAGGTTTTTCGAGCTTTGAAGCATCGGTATTTTTACGTTTTATAGAACGTATTGGCAAATGGATTGCATACGCCCTGATTATTTTCGGACTGTTAGGTATATGGGCTTCTTCTAAAGGAGACAAGAACAAAGAGAAGATTAAAAAAATGCAACAGATAAAACAATCATCACGAAAATAA
- a CDS encoding dihydrofolate reductase family protein: MRKISLFIAMSLDGYIAQPNDDLSFLKLVEKEGEDYGYAEFTSTIDTIIIGRKTYDYVVNEIGASHYDNGQRDIYVITRTERPKLGRTTFYTGDITELIKRLKSENGKNIYCDGGAEVINELLKHDLIDEFVISIIPILLGNGTKLFKDGRPEQAIELVTTKTFETGLTQLHYKRKK, from the coding sequence ATGCGAAAAATATCACTTTTCATTGCAATGAGTTTAGACGGTTACATTGCACAACCAAATGACGACCTAAGCTTTTTGAAACTTGTAGAAAAAGAGGGTGAAGATTATGGCTATGCTGAATTTACGTCCACAATAGACACGATAATTATTGGTCGAAAAACCTATGACTATGTAGTTAACGAAATCGGAGCATCTCATTATGACAACGGTCAGCGGGATATTTATGTCATCACAAGAACTGAAAGACCGAAATTAGGCAGGACTACTTTTTATACAGGAGACATCACGGAATTAATCAAACGGTTAAAATCGGAAAATGGAAAGAATATTTATTGTGACGGCGGTGCTGAAGTAATCAATGAGCTATTGAAACATGACTTAATAGACGAGTTTGTAATTTCGATTATTCCAATTTTATTAGGTAATGGAACAAAACTTTTTAAAGACGGAAGACCGGAACAAGCTATTGAATTAGTAACAACAAAAACATTCGAAACTGGATTGACGCAACTACACTATAAGCGGAAAAAGTAG
- a CDS encoding helix-turn-helix transcriptional regulator, whose product MKYKKINPCKELDPLIHFYWELKGNETERQWERVFPDGCAGIVMNAGNTCLTDNGSVSMDFGKTYVVGAMNSFKDSFIDSDTHLLGVCLKPGTFDNFYSFASQNELTNDTIEFEKPNSFNVDKIFDNPFDYFDQFFSKRIKSKNNQLQSVINDIYLTNGQISIYELSKRNFITVRQLERNFKKFIGLSPKEYSNIIRFQNALRLIKNSNQTRSLLDIAFECGYYDHSHLSNEIKRNTGLSPSLL is encoded by the coding sequence ATGAAGTACAAGAAAATTAATCCTTGCAAAGAGTTAGATCCCCTTATTCATTTCTATTGGGAACTGAAAGGGAACGAGACTGAAAGGCAATGGGAACGGGTTTTTCCAGATGGTTGTGCTGGTATAGTAATGAATGCAGGAAATACTTGTTTGACAGATAACGGTTCTGTTTCTATGGACTTCGGGAAGACTTATGTAGTTGGTGCAATGAACTCTTTTAAAGATAGCTTTATTGACAGCGATACACATTTGTTAGGTGTGTGCCTGAAACCTGGAACTTTTGATAATTTCTATAGCTTTGCTTCACAAAATGAGCTAACCAACGACACTATTGAATTTGAAAAACCTAATTCATTTAATGTTGACAAGATATTTGACAACCCATTCGATTATTTTGACCAATTCTTTTCGAAAAGAATAAAGAGTAAAAACAATCAGCTACAATCAGTTATCAATGATATATATTTAACAAACGGTCAAATCAGCATTTACGAACTATCAAAAAGGAATTTCATAACCGTAAGACAGTTGGAACGAAATTTTAAAAAATTCATTGGATTATCACCAAAAGAATATTCAAATATTATTCGTTTTCAAAATGCTTTAAGATTAATCAAAAACTCAAATCAAACACGGAGCTTGTTAGATATAGCATTTGAATGCGGCTATTATGACCATTCGCATCTTAGTAATGAAATCAAGCGAAATACCGGACTTTCACCATCGCTATTATAA
- a CDS encoding helix-turn-helix domain-containing protein, with amino-acid sequence MEVIAVQKSALDGMKNDIRELLELTENATQKYTPIFKEEKWLDNQEVCLMMNITKRTLQTYKDKGLLPYSKLNRKNYYKLSDVQALLEAGQPYNTNHNGFIDE; translated from the coding sequence ATGGAAGTTATCGCAGTACAAAAATCCGCATTGGACGGAATGAAGAATGATATAAGGGAGCTTTTGGAACTGACCGAAAATGCTACCCAAAAATACACCCCGATTTTTAAAGAGGAAAAGTGGCTTGATAATCAGGAGGTGTGCTTGATGATGAATATTACCAAACGGACTTTGCAGACCTATAAGGACAAAGGCTTACTCCCGTATTCAAAACTGAACCGCAAGAATTATTATAAACTCTCGGATGTACAGGCTTTGCTCGAAGCCGGACAGCCTTACAATACAAATCACAATGGATTTATTGACGAATGA
- a CDS encoding helix-turn-helix domain-containing protein, whose amino-acid sequence MDLLTNEAEEIIAHQEMITRLRYRIEEILKNYRPVMNGEIYLSGEDVCRLLHISKRTLQQYRDDNILPFVQIGGKIIYKQSDILSVLEQNYTGNKLSADF is encoded by the coding sequence ATGGATTTATTGACGAATGAAGCCGAAGAAATCATAGCCCATCAGGAAATGATAACACGGTTGAGATACCGTATTGAAGAAATACTGAAGAACTACCGTCCTGTAATGAACGGAGAAATCTACTTGTCGGGTGAAGATGTTTGTAGGTTGTTACATATCAGCAAGAGGACTTTACAGCAATACCGTGATGATAATATCCTGCCATTCGTACAGATTGGAGGCAAGATAATTTATAAGCAGTCAGACATTCTATCTGTACTGGAGCAAAATTATACTGGAAATAAGCTTAGTGCTGACTTCTGA
- a CDS encoding YoaK family protein: protein MFRHKGKGRTYSHNLKLASILSGVAGVVNIVGVLELNMLTTNVTGHFAFFSEELVLKNYSMAFIYLFYIIFFLFGAFMSSLIMEWVSKYKPQTSYVIPIIIEIALLLGVGFSAFLLPKEHHSIAILLSSALLFSMGLQNALVTRVSQSVVRTTHLTGLFTDLGIELSQLFFYREKLERLRLRKSIFLKLAIISCFFLGGIIGGFTYPYFGSKTLLFPVTLLLFTLWYDRLLFRYYYLRRKFRSQH from the coding sequence ATGTTTAGACATAAAGGGAAAGGACGTACTTATTCCCACAATCTCAAATTAGCCTCAATTCTATCTGGTGTAGCAGGCGTAGTGAATATCGTAGGGGTATTAGAATTAAATATGTTAACCACTAATGTAACAGGACATTTTGCATTCTTTTCCGAAGAACTGGTATTGAAGAATTACAGTATGGCTTTTATTTATCTTTTCTATATTATTTTCTTTCTGTTCGGAGCTTTTATGTCAAGCCTGATTATGGAATGGGTCTCAAAATACAAACCGCAGACTTCTTATGTGATACCTATAATTATTGAAATAGCACTATTACTTGGTGTTGGTTTCTCTGCCTTTCTGTTACCGAAAGAACATCACTCAATTGCTATCCTTTTGTCCTCCGCTTTACTTTTTTCTATGGGTTTGCAAAATGCACTGGTAACCCGTGTATCTCAGTCGGTGGTACGAACCACACATCTTACAGGACTTTTTACAGACTTGGGAATAGAATTATCCCAATTGTTTTTCTATAGAGAAAAGCTGGAACGGTTACGATTAAGAAAAAGCATTTTTTTGAAGTTAGCGATCATTTCCTGTTTCTTTCTCGGTGGTATCATAGGCGGGTTTACTTACCCGTATTTTGGATCAAAAACACTATTATTTCCTGTTACCTTATTGTTGTTCACCCTGTGGTATGACCGCTTATTATTTCGATATTATTATTTGAGAAGGAAATTCAGAAGTCAGCACTAA
- a CDS encoding response regulator, with protein sequence MKKEQIIRVAIIDDHDMLRNGICQFLDSFGFAMMFEVENGVLALEKIERSHLIPDVCIVDVNMPVMNGFELTEILSKKYPAIKIIAFSVNDEEKDVLKMLECGADGYVLKGADPDELKKAIEVVYNGERYFSVGVSKIAKEYFSN encoded by the coding sequence ATGAAAAAAGAACAAATAATTAGGGTCGCCATTATTGACGACCACGATATGCTTAGAAATGGTATCTGCCAATTTCTGGATAGCTTTGGTTTTGCTATGATGTTTGAAGTAGAAAATGGCGTATTAGCTTTAGAAAAAATAGAAAGAAGCCACCTTATTCCTGATGTTTGCATTGTGGATGTTAATATGCCTGTGATGAACGGATTTGAATTGACTGAAATATTAAGTAAAAAATATCCAGCTATCAAAATTATTGCATTCAGTGTGAACGATGAAGAAAAAGATGTTTTGAAAATGCTTGAATGCGGAGCTGACGGCTATGTGTTAAAAGGTGCAGACCCAGACGAACTTAAAAAAGCTATTGAGGTGGTTTATAACGGCGAAAGATATTTTAGTGTGGGAGTGTCGAAAATTGCAAAGGAATATTTTAGTAACTAA
- a CDS encoding PRTRC system ThiF family protein, producing the protein MNTEKIKVHFTDNSLINPTNPISVNLIGAGGTGSKVLTALMEMNHSFIALGHAGLSVRLWDDDVITEANLGRQRFAECEVGLYKSVALINRANRFSGTNWKAETQKFEKDTIGKLENVQATIFITCVDSVQARFGIAEILNEMNNGKYHHNKPKYWLDYGNSQHTGQVLLSTIGDVPQPSSDRFETIANLPMVTEEFGDLLKQSEQEDDTPSCSLAEALEKQDLFINSALAQMGCSLLWGLFRNGLTENRGFFLNLKDFRSQPISVAR; encoded by the coding sequence ATGAACACAGAAAAAATAAAAGTCCATTTTACGGACAATAGTTTGATAAATCCTACCAATCCCATATCGGTAAACCTTATCGGTGCAGGTGGCACAGGTTCAAAGGTTTTGACCGCCCTAATGGAAATGAACCACAGTTTCATTGCATTGGGACACGCAGGATTGTCCGTTCGCCTTTGGGACGATGATGTTATTACAGAAGCAAATTTGGGCAGACAGCGTTTTGCAGAATGTGAGGTCGGATTATATAAATCCGTTGCACTCATCAACCGAGCCAACCGTTTTTCGGGTACGAACTGGAAAGCCGAAACACAGAAGTTTGAAAAAGACACTATCGGTAAACTTGAAAACGTACAGGCTACTATCTTTATAACCTGTGTGGATAGCGTACAGGCGAGGTTTGGTATTGCCGAAATACTTAATGAAATGAATAACGGAAAATATCATCACAACAAACCCAAATACTGGTTAGATTATGGCAACAGTCAGCATACAGGGCAGGTATTGTTATCTACCATAGGCGATGTTCCGCAACCGAGTTCAGACCGATTTGAAACAATCGCCAATCTGCCAATGGTAACGGAAGAATTTGGCGACCTGCTGAAACAGTCCGAGCAGGAAGATGATACGCCAAGTTGCTCACTGGCAGAAGCATTGGAGAAGCAGGATTTGTTTATCAATTCCGCATTGGCTCAAATGGGTTGCTCCTTATTGTGGGGATTGTTCCGCAACGGATTGACCGAAAACAGGGGTTTTTTCCTAAATCTGAAAGATTTCCGCTCACAGCCCATTTCAGTCGCCAGATAG
- a CDS encoding PRTRC system protein B, whose amino-acid sequence MNDITQDFGTLYYPKSALVFYQTTGKGNDTYVEHFDMDKNGTPINAHPLTVQEANRLAKALKTAKEEKDPLLKPQGIIGSHILHFDPSGNKVVWFTKAMQRELHFTESLGIPKGRANVPPMLWIANRNGLAVFALTGDRRPTEKTTLYNAPFFNVYEDGNVCMGTVDVRIKKTASLEEFISEWEGFFFNSYFSHLMHDFNPIKGNCVSLWENLIATGEAFPMEVLTKSKLTLKNILR is encoded by the coding sequence ATGAACGACATAACACAGGATTTCGGAACGCTTTACTATCCTAAATCGGCATTGGTTTTTTATCAAACCACAGGAAAGGGCAACGATACGTATGTAGAGCATTTTGATATGGACAAAAACGGTACGCCTATAAATGCACACCCTTTGACCGTACAGGAAGCAAACCGACTTGCAAAGGCATTGAAGACCGCAAAAGAGGAAAAAGACCCTTTATTGAAACCGCAGGGAATTATTGGAAGCCATATTTTACATTTTGACCCGAGTGGCAATAAGGTGGTTTGGTTTACAAAAGCCATGCAGAGGGAATTGCATTTTACAGAAAGTTTGGGTATCCCAAAAGGCAGGGCAAATGTACCGCCTATGTTGTGGATAGCGAACCGCAACGGTTTGGCGGTATTTGCTCTGACAGGCGACCGCAGACCGACCGAAAAAACAACTTTATACAATGCTCCCTTTTTTAACGTGTACGAGGATGGAAATGTATGTATGGGAACGGTAGATGTGAGGATTAAAAAAACGGCATCGTTGGAAGAATTCATAAGCGAATGGGAAGGTTTTTTCTTCAATAGCTATTTCAGCCACCTCATGCACGATTTTAACCCGATAAAAGGAAATTGCGTAAGCCTTTGGGAAAACCTTATCGCCACAGGCGAAGCCTTTCCAATGGAAGTTTTGACCAAAAGTAAGCTAACCTTAAAAAATATATTGCGATGA
- a CDS encoding PRTRC system protein C encodes MLLATQLQRVFIVNDKGQEIKLTDPEPKWSVQAVLNFYSNTYPILTTAKVSAPQIKDDTVQYRFESAMGTKG; translated from the coding sequence ATGTTATTAGCAACGCAACTACAGAGAGTTTTTATAGTGAACGACAAGGGGCAGGAAATCAAGCTGACCGACCCCGAACCAAAATGGAGCGTACAGGCGGTATTGAATTTCTATTCCAATACATACCCCATATTGACCACCGCAAAAGTATCAGCACCACAAATCAAGGACGATACGGTACAGTACCGTTTTGAGAGTGCTATGGGAACAAAAGGTTAA